A portion of the Platichthys flesus chromosome 7, fPlaFle2.1, whole genome shotgun sequence genome contains these proteins:
- the spen gene encoding msx2-interacting protein, with translation MVRETRHLWVGNLPENVREEKIIEHFKRYGRVESVKVLPKRGSEGGVAAFVDFVDIKSAQKAHNAINKMGDRDLRTDYNEPGTIPSAARGLDDSLSLGSRGRDVSGFTRAAGGAIYVPPTSLHSREGRYERRLDGTAETRERAYDHSAYGHHERPGSTFDRQRHYDTDYYRDARDRTLSTAGAGSGTSSGSATTVSSGVSGAIVSAVAGNTGTSGSTGAPAAGSGGSTSSVVGFYRSHSRSPCRFETPEPRYEPRTREPFTLASVVHRDLYREDRGRRGERSYRPSRSRSPHSTHSPNPSPQRLASQASRPQRSHSGSGSHSRSSSSDSVSSTSSSTSGSDSSSSSSDDSPARSVQSAAVPAPSALPLSSLDKDEPRKSFGIKVQNLPVRSTDTSLKDGLFHEFKKHGKVTSVQIHGASEDRYGLVFFRQQEDQEKALGASKGKLFFGMQIEVTAWNGPETESENEFRPLDERIDEFHPKATRTLFIGNLEKTTAYHDLLNIFQRFGEIVDIDIKKVNGAPQYAFLQYCDIASVCKAIKKMDGEYLGNNRLKLGFGKSMPTTCVWLDGLASNTTEQFLTRHFCRYGHVVKVVFDRMKGMALILYNNIEYAQAAVKDTKGWKIGGSKIKVDFANQESQMAFYRSMQSSGQDIRDFYDLLTERRDDRRTQYEFSTERPYYENARTPGTFTEDPRRKYPARSREFYTEWDPYQGDYYDPQYFEDPREYREYRTDPYEQDIRKYSYLQRERERERERFETDRGRDHGRNAIEHSQSPSQLATRRPASPTASPSLSERIPSDSDRRICCRSSDRSGSCSSISPPRFEKLEKARSERYNKSDKPEKDRIFEVERGNLVDKEKRAGCKDRSDKDKSEKQRLKKLKVASPIIQACETEPELERDISPESVIRSKTSKIQKESLSKGRLDLLPCVVQLTRVKEKEGKLIGHAIQEKPIQRGGSDSPRLASPSAEQRSPPFRSEPSKSDISKHGKVPRDKNMHSLVEVVDKDGKVKSKKLGKSEMGSDIGVSVDIDRLAARKRRFEESGKTDRQKRTSEDELGRSGLQKLWNNTKETDLDKNLSIKGMHKKEHHKDKCMRMVPVNIPKDGQDCESTSVSLSLERQSRFREMSGDSTDKLDSAFLKMDVEGSKSETTSNLTKVSDDCSLDELKEEKQGLFEQEQVRGKCTDSDDEYEHFLLNDQTNICIKQIEQSRWIRPELGDPDKLVKFENQPSNETPDFEKDCVMQDFGKPNRDLANDDSSSSKRKKLENFNFEIVIPKSEHSFTSSQKLNEVIYPSMTSSTETGSVSPKDEDEIIPINKERKSSPKVDDTFSHTESIKHSLSLPARHFRSSDPELPKLKTTLLGCDEELMQCWERRIKSDSLRMEMTFPSDIAKQESICKRLGQDLEPGEVQSDSDDDVENKHTSPKSNSSLSYILRERDERTSDMKLSGSLEKNKFYSFALDKTITPDTKALLERAKTLYSSREDNWSFLPSRFPTSHSCSEKGKVELAPRPIPSWYMKKKKIRTDSVEKLHDKKEELKPQDQERQELFASRFLHSSIFEQDSRRLQHLERKDQDVESATGQPFGKPSATEPQPETGGGDNPQEPIVLFHSRFLELQQQKDKDQTLTDTELDSELELKTDQVENCENVLSDKESEPVLKVDVKSASPRITLSVSPFVSSPKEMSPEKREFFTESSNQPMPIVKEEKVVPILEVSPPHSFAFDDFKLVAPKLTINPPHALLEQEKEREIQVELTEPGVKSWDCLAVEHKALVEDKPTTPGGSLSGFEREAAELGYSYPKIEEKTEIETEPKGEKLRTKGFEESQKTETDNEVCMPELEAEIKPLPNRRQPKSKRAKPLSVLRSPQPSQNAATEKPATRKSERIDREKLKRASSPRAEAPKASLESKTTSKSPIYASDSEQHIESSLIHGRTRRRNVRSVYATLHEDDQAGKEVVESARSMRKRGTDKEPIQQDVQIPSTNTRRGRPPKRGIKRSEDASPVKDDQQKLMEEDEEIKEASSTVEVVKASEGWRSPRTQKVQQSHLTSSASVNKKGTTVDNQPDSPTELAEQDYLSSYDESEAKPKDGPDLIIELPERTENVSPPIHRKEKDPKDSGGKKSTDDEMVDTSSSERKQPVKSAKMKTPRLKRNTKQLTEDKSHSLKNLEIRVSVDDVKGLLRSEDNVPGTFETPVITKTKMVVKENEETKATSFPEESKEDDVQDNEDTLSEPELPPDPAALLARQMELEQAVENIAKLTVEQPPRPYKEPPTGQPAILPPIVVEPQGEVEEEKRAIPASETELAAAIDSITAEESADADGFTAAPTYTASIPTPESLTSPSSNEIMDPETHMVINSILAADSDDGPLTPSPKEPMTDVKAAEHLPLLETPKKTVKVKAKTPKKTRNRKSAANKKGDIAEEVSQPDPSPVKLPESIPEDPATINSKAVTVTAGLTVATSVVTAVATCRRDVTSSITVDTPKEAEQPEVEQPVPKESAFHSGTSKISSGKKHLQASEPSTPTLASPRPQVVSQFSVPLMRPAKMPFLPDWPQRKEESRIHVAPSCQVTVVTPSVPLPTTLSGTPSTNPPMPPDTKASDIDPSSSTLRKILMEPKYVSASNSNSIPTTMVTSTLSDPLRMSENENRPDAVGSRQLHHEERPTFPIQPTHHKPSPLTESQQNCGEKTQHTVISPATSVISRIPMPYDTEETPRISLSNRSIGLSIPKQKFRSNSNENNRYHGMDIVEDGSRGRSVVETTPYSTGSSAGLRVNTSEGVVVLSYSGQKTEGPHRMRAKISQIPPASAGDIEFQQSVSKSQIKQEPLITSSQSPNPKAPPPLSAYGHTGVLLTGQSYNSQPVISSTKQESHGCDKSDAPYHTASHGGVVKMYQQPVSSPQVLMYSQAVIQQQHGKRAGTEPLPKKMDIGKAVQHSNLSPVMSPHHPSLSGTRMTPSPGIPTDRSALHLKQEPQSPRTAVHSSSTFAKACAPGGSPIGTSVVLGHGMPQMSTYHSNIHHTHSEHSSVIIQPHSVTQSMTHEARMNTPPMSGINYGRRGDALSSPHQGPPQHSNTTQPNVIRDMVLQSHSSPKGSVSGGGSSSVTEEDSRRFNQALSRPSVPQLQSDIMMIHSDRRGLHSSIRMDQYRDMHQRIFMHQQRGEQAAVDARQSRTSETGASLSNISVPSKSPLVGKTIELSSKECLKPTEGKLIHPPSNESRIRGVHTSSPVMVSPHPHGVQRLPPGGAGSFSVYRDMRGFPSQFPRHPSSGHNLANQGITSSQVSPEPDMGHRGKISQAHGGGSDPKPESPHLRHATSTDLSHISRISGDTVSPSYQSPMNSPMSLTHKPDLSLQKGPPAFLPTPQPAAPPSSVLQSRPDAKLEHSGHQSIDMVQLMTKYPIVWQGLLALKNDQAAVQLHFVSGNTILAQRSLPPPEGGSLLRIVQRMRLEASQLDSVARRMTVENDYCLLLALPCGRDQEDVHGQTQALKSGFITYLQSKQAAGIINVPNPGSNQPAYVVQIFPPCEFSEIHLSHLAPDLLNSISSISPHLMIVIASV, from the exons TGATTCCAGCAGTAGTTCAAGTGATGACTCTCCGGCACGGTCAGTGCAGTCTGCAGCTGTTCCTGCGCCCTCAgcacttcctctttcctcccttgACAAGGATGAACCACGTAAAAGCTTTGGCATCAAGGTCCAAAATCTTCCTGTACGCTCTACAG ATACAAGCCTGAAGGATGGTTTGTTCCATGAATTTAAGAAACATGGAAAGGTCACATCTGTACAAATCCATGGAGCTTCAGAGGATCGTTATGGGCTTGTATTTTTCCGCCAACAAGAGGACCAAGAGAAAGCACTTGGAGCATCAAAGGGAAAGCTTTTTTTTGGCATGCAAATTGAAGTCACAGCATGGAATGGACCCG AGACGGAAAGTGAAAACGAGTTTCGGCCCTTGGACGAGAGGATAGACGAGTTTCATCCAAAGGCCACGAGGACATTATTCATCGGAAACCTTGAGAAGACCACTGCTTACCATGACCTGCTTAACATCTTTCAACGCTTTGGAGAAATAGTG GATATTGATATTAAGAAGGTGAATGGAGCCCCACAGTATGCCTTCTTACAGTACTGTGACATTGCAAGTGTCTGCAAGGCCATAAAGAAGATGGATGGGGAGTACCTTGGTAACAACAGGCTAAAG CTGGGCTTTGGAAAGAGCATGCCTACAACATGTGTTTGGTTGGATGGATTAGCGTCAAATACAACTGAGCAGTTTCTCACTCGACATTTCTGCCGCTATGGACACGTTGTCAAG GTTGTATTTGACCGAATGAAAGGAATGGCCCTTATCCTGTACAACAACATTGAGTATGCACAAGCCGCTGTCAAAGACACAAAGGGTTGGAAGATAGGGGGCAGTAAAATTAAG gTTGACTTTGCCAATCAGGAAAGTCAGATGGCTTTCTACCGTTCAATGCAGTCGTCTGGCCAGGATATTCGGGACTTTTATGACCTTCTCACTGAAAGAAG GGATGACCGACGAACTCAATATGAATTTTCAACAGAAAGACCGTATTATGAAAATGCACGGACTCCTGGAACATTCACTGAAGATCCACGTCGTAAATACCCTGCTAGAAGCCGGGAGTTCTACACTGAATGGGACCCATACCAGGGAGATTACTATGATCCACAATACTTTGAAGACCCACGGGAGTATCGGGAATACAGAACCGACCCTTATGAGCAGGACATTCGCAAATACAGCTATTTGCAACGGGAacgtgaaagagagagggaacgCTTTGAAACAGATCGGGGACGTGATCATGGGAGGAATGCCATAGAGCATAGCCAAAGCCCATCACAACTTGCCACTCGTCGTCCTGCTAGCCCCACTGcatctccttcactctctgagAGGATACCAAGTGATTCAGACCGTCGTATTTGTTGTCGATCTTCTGACAGAAGTGGAAGCTGCAGTTCAATCTCTCCACCAAGATTTGAAAAACTTGAAAAAGCACGCTCTGAAAGGTATAACAAATCGGACAAACCTGAAAAGGACCGTATTTTTGAAGTTGAAAGAGGGAATTTGGTTGATAAGGAGAAGCGGGCTGGATGTAAGGATCGTAGTGACAAGGACAAAAGTGAGAAACAGAGGCTTAAGAAGCTCAAAGTTGCATCACCTATTATCCAAGCATGTGAGACAGAACCTGAGCTGGAAAGAGATATTAGCCCTGAGTCTGTCATTCGGAGTAAAACCAGTAAAATTCAAAAGGAAAGCTTGAGCAAAGGAAGGTTAGACCTTCTGCCTTGTGTTGTGCAGCTAACACGtgtcaaagaaaaagaaggaaaattgATTGGTCATGCCATCCAAGAAAAACCGATACAGAGAGGTGGGAGTGACAGTCCTAGATTGGCATCACCTTCAGCTGAACAGAGGAGTCCTCCATTCCGCTCAGAACCATCGAAAAGCGATATCTCTAAGCATGGAAAGGTGCCCAGAGACAAGAATATGCATAGTTTAGTGGAAGTTGTTGATAAGGATGGCAAAGTAAAATCCAAGAAACTCGGAAAATCTGAAATGGGATCAGATATTGGTGTTTCTGTGGATATTGACCGTTTGGCTGCAAGGAAAAGGCGCTTTGAAGAGTCTGGGAAAACGGATCGACAAAAGAGAACTAGTGAGGATGAACTTGGCAGATCTGGACTTCAAAAACTATGGAACAATACAAAGGAGACAGATTTGGATAAGAACCTTTCGATTAAAGGAATGCACAAAAAGGAACACCACAAGGATAAGTGTATGCGGATGGTCCCAGTAAATATTCCTAAGGATGGACAAGACTGTGAAAGTACCTCTGTAAGCCTATCTTTGGAACGGCAGTCACGGTTTAGGGAGATGTCTGGGGATTCAACAGATAAATTAGATTCTGCCTTCCTTAAAATGGATGTAGAGGGCTCAAAAAGTGAAACCACCTCCAATCTCACAAAAGTATCAGATGATTGCAGTCTGGATGAAttgaaagaagagaaacagggtTTGTTTGAACAGGAACAAGTAAGAGGGAAGTGCACAGACTCTGATGACGAATATGAACACTTTTTGCTCAATGACCAGACTAATATTTGCATAAAACAAATTGAACAGAGTAGATGGATTCGACCCGAGCTTGGTGATCCTGATAAATTAGTTAAGTTTGAAAACCAACCAAGCAATGAGACTCCCGACTTTGAAAAGGATTGTGTCATGCAGGATTTTGGAAAACCAAATCGGGATTTGGCCAATGATGACTCCTCCTCATCTAAACGAAAGAAACTGGAGAATTTCAACTTTGAAATAGTGATTCCAAAAAGTGAGCATAGTTTTACAAGTTCACAAAAGTTGAATGAGGTAATTTATCCAAGTATGACATCCTCAACAGAGACTGGGAGCGTTTCTCCAAAGGACGAAGATGAGATCATCCCTattaacaaagaaagaaaatcttcTCCAAAAGTAGATGatacattttcacacacagagtcaataaaacacagtttgaGCTTGCCAGCCAGACATTTTCGTTCTTCTGACCCTGAGCTTCCAAAACTTAAGACTACCTTGCTTGGATGTGATGAGGAGTTAATGCAATGTTGGGAAAGAAGAATCAAGTCTGATTCACTTAGAATGGAAATGACTTTCCCAAGTGATATTGCAAAACAGGAAAGTATCTGCAAACGCCTTGGGCAGGATTTGGAACCCGGCGAAGTGCAGTCTGATTCAGATGATGatgtggaaaacaaacacacatctcccAAGTCCAATAGCTCCTTGTCTTATATCCTCAGGGAACGTGACGAGAGAACGTCAGACATGAAACTTTCTGGCTCCTTGGAAAAGAATAAATTTTATTCTTTTGCATTAGACAAAACTATAACTCCTGATACAAAAGCACTCCTTGAAAGAGCCAAGACGCTGTATTCCTCCAGGGAAGATAACTGGTCCTTTCTTCCCTCGCGCTTTCCGACCTCCCACAGCTGTTCAGAAAAGGGCAAGGTAGAGTTAGCACCTCGACCTATTCCTTCTTGGtatatgaaaaagaagaagattcGTACTGACTCTGTGGAAAAGCTGCACGATAAAAAAGAGGAACTCAAGCCACAGGATCAAGAGCGTCAAGAACTGTTTGCCTCTCGCTTCCTGCACAGCTCAATCTTTGAACAAGATTCCCGCCGTTTACAGCATCTTGAACGTAAAGACCAAGATGTAGAAAGTGCAACTGGGCAGCCTTTTGGTAAGCCAAGTGCAACTGAGCCACAGCCTGAAACTGGGGGAGGTGACAACCCGCAAGAGCCAATTGTGCTTTTCCATAGTAGGTTTTTGGAGCTTCAGCAACAAAAGGACAAGGACCAAACCCTAACTGACACAGAGCTTGATTCAGAATTAGAGCTTAAAACGGACCAAGTGGAGAATTGTGAAAATGTGCTGTCTGATAAGGAATCTGAGCCTGTACTAAAGGTTGATGTCAAATCTGCCAGTCCCCGAATAACCTTGTCGGTTTCACCATTTGTTTCTTCcccaaaagaaatgtctccaGAAAAGAGAGAGTTTTTTACTGAATCCTCCAATCAACCCATGCCAATtgtcaaagaagaaaaagtggTGCCAATTCTTGAGGTGTCTCCTCCTCATTCTTTTGCTTTTGATGACTTTAAGCTAGTTGCTCCTAAGCTAACCATAAACCCTCCACATGCCCTTTTAGAACAAGAAAAGGAACGGGAAATACAAGTAGAGTTAACTGAACCCGGGGTAAAAAGTTGGGATTGTTTGGCAGTGGAACATAAGGCTCTTGTGGAAGATAAGCCGACAACTCCTGGTGGTTCCCTAAGTGGGTTTGAAAGAGAGGCTGCAGAATTAGGGTACTCATACCCAAAGattgaagaaaaaactgaaattgaaaCAGAACCTAAAGGAGAAAAGCTGAGAACAAAGGGCTTTGAGGAATCTCAGAAGACTGAGACAGATAATGAAGTATGTATGCCAGAACTAGAGGCTGAAATAAAACCATTACCAAATCGCAGGCAGCCCAAGAGTAAAAGGGCAAAACCACTATCAGTACTGCGTAGCCCACAGCCATCCCAAAATGCTGCTACTGAGAAACCTGCAACACGAAAGAGTGAAAGGATTGACAGAGAGAAACTCAAAAGAGCCTCATCTCCTCGAGCAGAAGCGCCAAAAGCATCTTTGGAGTCTAAAACCACGTCCAAATCACCAATCTATGCGTCAGACTCCGAGCAGCACATAGAGTCAAGTTTGATTCATGGGAGGACACGTCGTAGGAATGTAAGGTCAGTCTATGCCACTCTACATGAAGATGACCAAGCTGGTAAAGAGGTAGTTGAGTCAGCACGCTCCATGCGTAAACGGGGAACTGACAAAGAACCGATACAGCAAGATGTTCAAATTCCATCTACCAATACCAGGCGAGGCCGCCCACCGAAGAGAGGCATCAAACGAAGTGAGGATGCATCACCAGTAAAAGATGATCAGCAAAAATTGatggaagaagatgaagaaattaAAGAGGCATCAAGTACAGTAGAGGTTGTAAAAGCCTCTGAAGGATGGCGTTCGCCCCGCACCCAGAAGGTGCAACAATCACATCTAACCTCATCTGCTTCTGTTAACAAGAAAGGAACCACAGTAGACAACCAGCCTGACAGCCCTACAGAGCTAGCTGAACAAGATTATCTATCAAGTTATGATGAGTCTGAGGCTAAGCCTAAAGATGGACCAGACCTCATTATAGAGTTACctgaaagaacagaaaatgtaaGTCCACCAATtcacagaaaggaaaaagatCCAAAAGATTCTGGTGGAAAGAAATCTACTGATGACGAGATGGTAGACACCAGCTcctcagagagaaaacaacctGTAAAGAGtgccaaaatgaaaacaccaagGTTGAAAAGAAATACCAAGCAGCTCACTGAAGATAAATCACACAGCTTAAAAAATCTTGAGATCCGTGTAAGCGTTGATGATGTAAAAGGTTTACTTCGTTCAGAGGACAATGTTCCAGGGACATTTGAAACTCCTGTTAttacaaaaactaaaatggTGGTAAAAGAGAATGAGGAAACAAAGGCAACAAGCTTTCCAGAAGAATCAAAAGAGGATGATGTACAGGACAATGAAGATACGCTATCAGAACCGGAACTTCCTCCTGATCCAGCTGCTCTCTTAGCACGGCAGATGGAGCTAGAGCAGGCAGTGGAAAATATTGCCAAACTTACAGTTGAGCAACCTCCTCGGCCTTACAAGGAACCACCTACAGGTCAACCTGCCATATTGCCTCCTATCGTAGTGGAGCCGCAAGGTGAGGTTGAGGAAGAGAAACGAGCAATTCCTGCAAGTGAAACCGAACTTGCTGCAGCTATTGATTCCATTACAGCAGAAGAAAGTGCAGATGCGGATGGGTTCACAGCTGCTCCTACTTACACTGCTAGTATTCCCACTCCTGAATCTTTAACATCCCCCTCCTCTAATGAGATTATGGATCCTGAAACACACATGGTGATAAACAGTATTCTTGCAGCAGACTCAGATGATGGTCCTCTAACACCCAGCCCAAAGGAGCCAATGACAGATGTTAAGGCAGCTGAACACCTCCCTCTACTTGAAACACCcaagaaaacagtaaaagttAAAGCAAAAACCCCAAAGAAGACAAGAAATCGTAAAAGTGCAGCTAACAAGAAAGGGGATATTGCTGAGGAAGTATCACAACCAGATCCCTCTCCAGTCAAGTTACCAGAGTCTATCCCAGAAGACCCAGCAACCATTAATTCAAAAGCAGTTACTGTTACAGCAGGGCTAACAGTAGCAACGTCTGTGGTCACTGCTGTTGCAACTTGTAGGCGTGACGTTACAAGTTCTATAACTGTTGACACGCCCAAAGAGGCAGAACAGCCTGAGGTTGAACAGCCTGTACCCAAAGAATCTGCCTTCCATTCAGGCACAAGCAAGATCTCCAGTGGCAAAAAACATCTTCAAGCATCAGAGCCATCTACACCTACTCTTGCCTCTCCTCGCCCACAGGTTGTATCCCAGTTCAGTGTACCCCTAATGCGGCCAGCCAAAATGCCATTTTTGCCTGACTGGCCtcagagaaaggaagaaagtaGAATCCATGTTGCACCCTCATGTCAAGTTACAGTAGTAACTCCCTCTGTACCATTGCCGACTACGCTAAGTGGAACCCCTTCAACAAATCCCCCAATGCCCCCTGACACCAAGGCTTCAGATATTGACCCTAGTTCTAGTACCTTAAGAAAAATTCTAATGGAACCCAAATATGTATCTGCATCAAACAGTAACTCTATACCTACCACAATGGTGACATCTACACTGTCAGATCCTTTGCGTATGTCAGAGAATGAAAATCGCCCGGATGCAGTGGGTTCAAGACAGTTACATCATGAAGAGAGGCCGACTTTCCCCATCCAGCCCACACACCACAAACCATCTCCTCTGACAGAGTCCCAGCAGAACTGTGGAGAGAAGACCCAGCATACAGTCATTTCCCCTGCTACATCAGTAATAAGTCGGATTCCAATGCCTTACGATACAGAGGAAACTCCGCGAATTTCTCTAAGTAACAGAAGCATTGGCCTATCTATTCCCAAGCAAAAATTTAGGTCAAACTCCAATGAGAATAATCGCTACCATGGCATGGATATAGTAGAAGATGGGAGTAGAGGGCGCTCGGTTGTTGAGACTACTCCCTACAGTACAGGCTCCAGTGCTGGCCTAAGGGTCAATACATCAGAGGGTGTTGTTGTTCTGAGTTATTCAGGTCAGAAAACTGAGGGGCCTCACAGAATGAGAGCCAAAATTAGTCAAATCCCTCCAGCGAGTGCTGGTGACATAGAGTTTCAGCAATCTGTGTCCAAATCTCAGATAAAGCAAGAGCCACTCATCACATCGTCCCAGTCACCTAACCCGAAAGCACCTCCACCTCTATCAGCTTATGGGCACACAGGGGTCCTCCTGACTGGCCAATCCTATAATTCTCAACCTGTAATTTCCAGTACCAAGCAGGAGAGTCATGGCTGTGACAAATCTGATGCTCCATATCACACTGCATCCCACGGTGGTGTGGTGAAGATGTACCAACAGCCAGTGAGTTCTCCTCAAGTACTAATGTACAGCCAAGCTGTgatacagcagcagcatggcaAGAGAGCAGGGACAGAACCTCTCCCAAAAAAGATGGACATTGGCAAAGCTGTTCAGCATTCTAACCTCAGTCCAGTAATGAGTCCACACCACCCATCGCTATCTGGAACCCGCATGACCCCCAGCCCTGGCATCCCAACTGATCGGTCTGCTCTACACCTCAAGCAAGAACCCCAGTCTCCACGAACAGCTGTTCACTCATCTTCGACCTTTGCCAAAGCCTGTGCTCCAGGTGGTTCTCCCATTGGAACCTCAGTTGTGCTGGGTCATGGGATGCCACAAATGTCTACATATCATTCAAatatacatcacacacactcagaacaTTCCTCTGTCATAATTCAACCTCACAGTGTCACACAGTCTATGACTCATGAAGCCAGGATGAACACCCCACCAATGTCTGGGATAAACTATGGAAGGCGTGGTGATGCCCTGTCTTCACCCCATCAAGGGCCACCTCAGcactcaaacacaacacagcctAATGTGATCCGTGACATGGTACTACAGTCTCATTCAAGTCCCAAGGGGTCAGTGTCAggtggcggcagcagcagtgtaACTGAAGAAGACTCAAGGCGCTTTAACCAAGCTCTAAGTAGACCATCAGTGCCCCAGCTCCAGTCAGATATAATGATGATTCACAGTGATCGCAGAGGGCTGCACTCGAGTATACGTATGGACCAGTACAGAGACATGCACCAGCGCATCTTCATGCACCAGCAGCGGGGAGAGCAAGCCGCTGTAGATGCAAGACAGTCACGAACCTCAGAGACTGGTGCATCTTTAAGCAACATCTCTGTGCCTTCAAAGAGTCCTTTAGTGGGGAAGACCATTGAACTTTCCTCAAAAGAATGTCTCAAACCAACCGAAGGAAAGCTGATACATCCACCCTCCAATGAAAGTAGAATCCGGGGAGTTCATACATCCAGTCCTGTCATGGTGTCTCCTCACCCTCATGGGGTTCAGCGATTGCCTCCCGGAGGTGCAGGCTCCTTTTCAGTCTATCGGGACATGCGAGGCTTCCCATCTCAGTTCCCACGACATCCCTCATCAGGACACAACCTGGCCAATCAAGGGATTACATCTTCACAG gTCTCTCCGGAACCTGACATGGGTCACAGGGGGAAAATATCTCAGGCACATGGGGGAGGAAGTGATCCTAAGCCTGAGAGTCCTCATCTTCGCCATGCTACCTCTACAGACCTCTCCCATATTTCCAGAATATCAGGGGATACGGTCTCACCCTCATACCAGTCTCCCATGAATTCGCCCATGAGTCTTACTCACAAGCCAGATCTCTCTCTTCAAAAAGGCCCCCCAGCCTTCTTACCAACCCCTCAGCCAGCAGCACCCCCATCAAGTGTACTGCAGTCACGGCCCGATGCTAAGCTGGAACATTCAGGACACCAATCCATCGACATGGTGCAGCTTATGACG aAATATCCTATTGTATGGCAAGGCCTGTTGGCACTGAAGAACGACCAGGCTGCTGTCCAGCTGCACTTCGTCTCTGGCAACACCATCCTGGCCCAGCGCTCTTTGCCGCCCCCAGAGGGAGGTTCTCTTCTCAGAATTGTCCAGAGAATGAGGCTTGAGGCTTCCCAGTTGGACAGTGTGGCACGCCGAATGACT GTGGAGAATGACTATTGTTTGTTACTGGCTCTACCCTGTGGTCGAGACCAAGAAGACGTCCATGGTCAAACTCAAGCTTTGAAAAGTGGCTTCATCACCTACCTGCAATCCAAACAGGCAGCTGGAATCATTAATGTGCCAAACCCTGGCTCTAATCAG CCAGCTTATGTGGTGCAGATTTTCCCGCCGTGTGAATTCTCTGAGATCCACCTCTCTCACCTGGCACCAGATCTTCTCAACAGCATCTCCAGCATTTCCCCTCACCTTATGATTGTCATTGCCTCCGTTTGA